In Candidatus Binatia bacterium, the genomic window CCACATGCAGACGATGGTTCCGAGGAACAGCACGAAGCCGCCGATCCACATCCACGAGATCATCGGGTTCAGGAAGATCTGGAACACGCCCACCTTGGTTTCGGCGTCGTAGGTGCCGAGGACGGTGTAGAGGTCGCCTCCCAGAGTGGACCAGATCGCGACTTCCGTGGTCGGCTGCTGGGGCTTCTTGTAGAAGCGCTTCTCGGGGAAGACGAAGCCGAGCTGCTCGCCGTCATCGAACACCGCGAGTCGCGCCTTGCGAATCTCCACGTGTTCGCTGCTCTCGTCTTCGACGCCATCGAAGCGCACTTCGTATCCGCCGACCTCGACCGACTGGCCGATCTCGAGCCCGATCTGCTTCTCGATCTTGAAGACGGACGAGGCGACGATTCCGATGAAGACCATGACCATTGCGACGTGCACGATGTAGCCGCCGTAGCGGCGGTGGTTCTTGCCGATTAATCGCGAGAGCGCCGTCCAGGGTGCCTCGCCCATCATCGCCTGGCGGACGCGCATGCCCTTCCAGAACTCGATGGACACGGTGGCGAGTGCGAACGACGCGATCGAGAAGGCGACGATCGCGTAGAAGTTTCCGGCGCCCATCACGAGCGCGATCACGCCCGTCGCGACACCGGCGAATACGGGACCCGCGAAGGCTCGCTTGAGACTCGACCAACTCGCGCTCCGCCATGCGATGGCCGGGCCGACGCCCATGAGGAATATGAGAGCGAGTCCGAGCGGCGCGTTCACCTGGTTGAAGAACGGTGGCCCGACGGTGATCTTCACACCGCGCACCCACTCGGAAAGGACCGGGAAGACGGTACCCCAGAACACCGTGAACGCAATTCCCACGAACAGGAGGTTGTTCAAGAGGAAGGCGGCCTCACGCGAGAAGACCGACTCGAGTTCGTTCTTGCTCTTGAGCATCGGCAGCCGCCACAAGAGCAGCCCGAGCGACACGACGAGGATGAAGCCGAGGAAGATCAAGAAGAAGGGGCCCAGGCCCGATTGGGTGAAGGAGTGAACCGAGGAGATGACACCGGAGCGCGTGAGGAACGTGCCGAAGATGGTCAGGGAGAAGGTGAGGATCACCAACACCATGTTCCAGACCTTCAGCATGTCCTTCTTTTCCTGGATCATGACCGAGTGCAGGTAGGCGCTCGCCGTGAGCCAGGGCATCAAGGCCGCGTTCTCGACCGGATCCCACGCCCAGTAGCCGCCCCAGCCGAGGACGACGTATGCCCACGCCGCGCCGAACAGGTTCCCGAGGCTCAGGAAGAACCAGGAGAAGAGCGCCCAGCGGCGGGTCGTGCGGATCCAGGCGGCTCCGAGCTTGCCGGTGGCCAGGGCCGCGACGGCAAACGCGAACGGCACCGTGGTGGTGACGAACCCGATGTACAGCGCCGGGGGGTGGATCGTCATCCAGTAGTTCTGCAGGAGCGGGTTCAAGTCCGAACCTTCGCTCGGCGTAAACGGCAGCCGCTCGAACGGATCGGTGACGAACACGAGCAGAGACAGGAAGAAGCCGCCGGTCACCAGCATCGTGGCGGTGACGTAGGGCATCTGGTCGCGGTTCTTCCGCCGGTTTTGAACCTGCACGACGGCGTTGCAGACCGCGAGAATGAAGGTCCACCAGAGCAGCGAGCCCTTCATCCCGCCCCACAGCGCCGCTATGGTGTACCAAAGCGGCAAGGTGCTCGAGCTGTAGGAAGCGACGTATTCGACGTTGAAGTCGCGGGTCAGGAGAAGCTGGAGGAGGGCGATCACGGCGATGCCGGTCAGAGCCGAAAAGGCGTACGCCGCGTGAGTGCCACTGGCGATCAGCTTCTGGTCGCGGCGCAGGCCGCCCAGGATGCTTGCGGCCGTGCCCCAGATGGCCACGATGAAGCCCAGCACGATGGCCAGGCGTCCAATCTCACTCATGTTCGACCCGTCCCGGAGCCGGCGTTAGCCGCTCCTGAGTTGGCCGGATGCGTCGGCCTCGTCACCGTACCCGTCCGGGGTGACTTCCGCCTCGTACTTCGACGGGCACGTCGTGAGAAGAGTTTCGGCAACGAAGACCTCGTTCGTGACCTGTCCTTCGACGATGACGTCGCGGCCTTCGGCGAACATGTCGGGGAGGATTCCGTTGTACTTCACCACGAGCGTCGGCGGGATCTCGACCGGCTCGACCACCGCCACGGGCGTGGCCTCTTCTGCGTCCGCACGAGGCGGGATCGACTGGATCTCGAAAGCGAGATCCAGAGTGCGCGGATTCCATTCCACGCTGCCATCGGTGACTCGTCCCGCAAGGCGAAGCTGATGTCCCTCGTGGTCACGCGATTGAGCAGCGTACTCGTCCATGGTGAGGAAGTACGCCGACGTTTCACGCGCCGCGGTGTAGATGAGGGTGGCGACAGCAGCCACGATCACGAACGAGCCGAGTGCGAACTTCTGCTTTCGGTTCATACGCTTTCCCTGAACGCTACCCGATGCCATATGGGGACGCAATCGAGATCTGAGGCACCATGGACCACCTGATCGAACTCTGGAAACCGGCTCTGTTGGGCATTCTCGAAGGTCTGACGGAATTCGTTCCCGTCTCTTCGACGGGCCATCTGATCATTGCAGGTCACTTCCTTCACTACGGCTCCTCTGAGTTCGAGATCATCATCCAGCTTGGGGCCATGTTGGCGCTCACCTGGTGTACGAGCGACCGTATTCTCGCCCTATCGGGCAATCTGGGCCTGCGACCGGAGGGGCGCCCCTTCCTGTTCAAGGTGGGCCTCGCGTTTGTCCCGGCGGCTGCTGTGGGCTTCCTCTTCCACGACATGATCGAGGAGTACTTGTTCCACCCGCAGTTCGTGGCGGCCATGCTGGTGACCGGAGGGGCGCTGATCCTCCTGATCGACCGCCCGGGGGACCGGGGAGGGCTCGAGGAATTGGAGAAGATGACGTTCGCTCAGGCGCTCGCCATCGGGTTCGGCCAGTGTCTGGCCCTCATGCCGGGGGTGTCGCGCTCGGGCGCGACGATCGTGACCGGGCTGGTTGCGGGACTCTCGAGGGCGGCGTCGACCGAGTTCTCGTTCTTCCTGGCCCTACCGACCATGTACGCGGCCTGCTTCTACACGATCTTCAAGGCTCGAGATCACCTCGCCGACGAGCTCGGGCTCGGGATGGCAGTGGGTCTGACCACCGCCTACATCAGCTCCGTCTTCGTCATCCGGGCGTTCTTGAAGTTCGTTCAAACGAACTCGCTGCGTCCGTTCGGTTGGTACCGGATCGTGTTTGGGGTGGTGTTACTCGTGTTCTTCGCGCTCACCGGCGCCGGCACTACCCCGGAATGAGGGTGTCGACCATCCGGTCGAGCCCGATGCCGCGCGAGGCTTTCGCGAGAACCGTAGCCGGCCCACTGTCCGCCAGAACTTCGATCACGAGCTGAGTCGCTTCTGCGGCGTCATCGACGTGCCGCGCGTCGACGCCGTGGCCCGCGGCCACTTCGGCGATGCGTTTCGATTCCGGTCCGACGGCGATCAGGACGTCGACTTCTGTCGAGCGATTGCCGATGGCCCTACCGACTTCTTCGTGGGACGCGGTGGTCGCGTCGCCCAACTCGAGCATGTCGCCGACGACCAGGATCAGCCGCCCGGACCCCGTCGCGAGTGCGGCCGCGGTGTCGATCGCGGCGATGCAGGAAGCCGGGTTCGAGTTGTAGCAGTCGTCCAGAACGAGCAGCGGCTTGGAGGCGTGGCGCAGGGGTACGAGGCGATGGTCGGCGGGATGTACGTCTTCGAGCCCGGCTTGGATCACGTCGGGCGAGATGCCGAGCTCGGTGGCGATCGCGACCGCGAAGGCGCCCGCCCAGGCGGCGGGCTCGCCGAGAAGAGGCAGATGCCACTCGCGTTGCTCGTGGCCGGGCCCCGCGAGTCGGAACCGCGATCCGCTGCGTGAGGTGCGCAGATCGCTGAGGCGCCATGTGTCCTCGGGCCGCCGACCGAGCGGGCAGATGCGCAGACCCGCACGTTCCTGCGCGGCCTTCACCAGATCCGGCTCCGCCGATCCGATGAGCGCGAGGCTGTCCGGCGCAAGCGAGTCGAGGATCTCGGTCTCCGCGGAGATCACTCCGGCGACGCTTCCGAGCCACTCGAGGTGTTCGGCGAAGGCGGCGGTGATGATCGCGTGATGCGGTCGCGCCATGCGAGCGAGGCGGCCCAGCTCTCTGGGCTCGCTGGTCCCCAACTCGAGGATCACGAACTGCGTGTCGGGAGGCGTCGCGAGGAGGGCGAGGGGTGCGCCGACCTGACTATTCGCATTGCCGGGGGTGGCCCAGGTCGTTCCGGCGCGTGCGAAGACTGCGGCGAGCGTCTCTTTCGTAGTCGTCTTGCCGTTGCTGCCCGCGACGCCGATCACGGTGCCCGTAAGGCGGTCGCGCCACAACGCACCCAGGGCCTGCAGCGCTTTTGTCGTGTCTTCGACCTGGATCTGGACGGCGTCGTCCGGCGCACCCGCCGGTCGGTTGACCAGAGCTCCGCCCGCGCCGGTTTCGAAGACGCTGGGGACGAAGTCGTGGCCGTCGACCCGGGCGCCGGGAAGGGCCGCGAACAGGGAGTCGCGCGGGACGCGGCGCGAGTCGATGGAGATCTCGTGGAACCGTCGGTCGGGGTCGCCCGAAAGGAGGCGCCCGGCACATGCTTCCGCGATCTGGGCGGCGCTGAGATCCATGGCTGGGTCACGCTCCTAGCCCATGGAGGGAGGGCGGTCGAGGTGGGACGGCCGTTGGGCCTCTACCCCTCGGGACCACCATGGATCCGATCGCGAGCGATCCCGTCCGTTCGGCCCAGGTTGGGCCGCAGGCGGGTGCTCTGGGCTCAGTGGCAATGATAGGTACGAATTCTCCACCTTACTGCCACTCATCCAAATGGCCACGACCCCCGATCAACCCAGCAGCCGCATCGGCAGCCAAGCGAAGCTCGTCTTCGGCACCGCGCTCGCGGTGGGACTCCAGCTCGGATTACTGCAGTCGTACCTGCTCGGCTCCCGCTCTGCGCTGATCGTATCGGTCACCACCAGCTTGATGTTCGGGGTCGTATCGCTGGCCCTATGGCAGACCGTTTTCCCGAAGATCCGGATGCGATCCCCAGCGGCGCGGTTCGTTATGCAGGCCGTAATTGCTCTCATCGCGATGACCGCCACGTCCTTTCTGATCGTGAACGGGTTTCTGTTCTTGTCCGAGGGGAAGTCGATGTTCTCGCCGTACCTCGGTGGAGACGTCAGTCTCGTCATCCCGGCAGCGAGCATCGCCTGGAGCCCGTACATCTACTTTGCGTTCCCGATTGTTCCGGCGGCGCTCCTGGTCGTGGTCGGCTTCAACCAGAGCTGGTGGCAGATCTTCCTGCTCGAGAAGCGCGAGCATCAGGCGCGTGAATTGGCGGCTCTGGCCCAACTCGAGGCGCTGCGAGCCCAGATCAATCCGCACTTCTTGTTCAACAGTCTGAACTCGATCTCGCAGCTGATCTCGTCTGACCCCGATCGCGCTGAAGAATGTGTCGGGCGGCTGGCGGAGATCTTCCGGTACCTGCTGCGCAGTGAGAACCGGTCGTTCGTGACCTTGTCCGACGAGTTGGCCATCGTCGACGCGTATCTAGACATCGAGCGTGCGCGCTTCGGTGCGAAGCTCGTCGTCGACTTCTCCGTCGCCGACCAGGCGCGCCATCGTTTCGTTCCGACCCTGATCCTGCAGCCGCTGGTCGAGAATGCAGTTCGACACGGCGTTTCGCAGAAAGTGGGCGGCGGTCGCGTGAGCATCGAGGCAGATCTGCAGGGCGACGATCTTCGCGTCGTCGTTCGCGACACCGGTGTCGGCATGGTCGGTAAGGTCTCCCACGATTCGGCGGGAGGCGTTGGCCTGCGCAACGTGCACAACCGCCTCGTTCAACTCTTCGGCGACGACTACGCGCCGAGGATCGATAGCGAGTCGGGGAGTGGGACGGTGGTGACCCTCCGGGTTCCGCTCGTGTCGTCCGAGATTTCGAGTTCGACTGTGGTACACTGAGCCATGGTTCGGTTGATCGTCGTCGATGACGAGAAGCTTGCGCGCGACCGCGTGAAGGGCTTTCTCTCGAAGATGTCGGATGTCGAACTCGTCGCCGAGGCGGAAGACGGCGCGACAGCCATCGAGTTGATCGAGAAGGAGAATCCCGACCTCGTTCTGCTCGACGTGCAGATGCCCGGCGGTGATGGCTTCAGCGTTCTTCGTGGTTTGAAGGATCCGCCCCACGTCATCTTTGCCACTGCCTACGACGAGTATGCGATCAAGGCCTTCGAGGTCGAGGCGATTGATTATCTCCTGAAACCGTTCTCGCAATCGCGACTCGCCGATGCGATCGAACGGGTTCGGCAGCGTATCGACGAAGGCGCGGCCCGCGCCGACGCAGCTTCACTGGCGCGCCTCGCCGAGCCCCACAAGGTGTATGCGAAGCAGATCCCGGTGCACACCGCGCGCAAGATTCTCGTGCTGCCGGTGGACGAGATTCTCTGGTTCGCCGTCGAATCACGCCTCGTCTACGCGCACGTCGACGGTCGCGCGTACATGACCAACTTCACCTTGCGTGAACTCGAAGAGCGCCTCGATCCGGAGATCTTCTTTCGTGCTCACAAGTCGCGCCTCGTAAACCTTGAGCAGGTCAAGGAGATCGCGCGGTGGTTCGGCGGTCGCTACCGTCTCGTCATGAAGGACGAGCAGTCCAGTCAGGTAGAACTCTCTCGCGTGCAAGCCCGCGAGCTGCGCGCCCGCCTGGGCTGGTAGTCGTCCCGGTTCAGTCGCTCGCCGCCGCCTTCGGGAGCGCCCTCCCGAGGATCATCAGGCCGATCGTGGCGGACACCAGGGAGCCGGCGAAGATCCCGATCTTCGAGCCGGACACCAGGATGGGATCGGTGAACGCTAGGTTCGTCACGAACAGAGCCATCGTGAAACCGATCCCGGCGAGGAACCCGGTACCCGCGAGGGCGGCCCAATTGACTCCGGTCGGCAGCACGGCAAATCCGAGCCGGACCGAGAGCCAGGCGAAGAGCGTGATGCCGATCGGCTTGCCGACTAAGAGTCCCGTCCCGACAGCGAGCGCGACCATCATGCTCATCTCGTTGCCGAAGACGTTTGAGTCGAAGACGACACCGGCGTTGGCCAGCGCGAAGACCGGCATGATCACGATCGCGACGAAGCGCTCGAGCTGATGCAGCAGGTAGTCGAGGGGCGACTGGGCGGTCGTGTACATCACCATGACGTCGTCGACGACGTGCGCCTTCTTGTGGCCGCCGTAATCTTCCTCGTCCGGCATGTTCACCAGGCCGCGGAACTTGTCGACCACCGAGTCGATGCGCTCGGAGAAGGACTCGCCCGGCTCCGTACGTGACGTTGCCGGTGTGAGCATACCGAGAAGCACGCCGGCGATCGTTGCGTGCACGCCGGACTCGTGCATGAAGAACCAGACGAAGGCGCCGACGAGCCAGTAGGCCGGGAAGGCGCGGACGCCGAGAACGTTCATGAGGAACACGAGTCCGAGAAGGCCGAACGAAATGAACAGCGCGTTCATGTAAATGGTTTCCGTGTAGAAGACGGCGATGACGGTCACGGCTCCGAGGTCGTCGGCGATCGCGAGGGCGAGCAGGAAGACCTTGAGCGGCGGAGGGACGCGTTTCCCGAGCACGGCCAGAGCAGCGACCGCAAAGGCGATGTCCGTCGCCATCGGAACGCCCCAGCCGCTCGCGGCGGCCCCCCCCAGGTGAATCGAGGCGTAGATTCCCGCGGGAACGATCATCCCACCGAGCGCGCCCATGACCGGCAACATTGCGCGCGACAGCTTGGACAATTCGCCGAGCACCATTTCTCGCTTGATCTCGAGTCCGACGGTGAAGAAGAAGATCGCCATGAGCCCGTCGTTGACCCAGGCTTCGAGGGGGAGCGAGAGGACGGCTTCTCCGAAGCCGAAGGACACCGGGGTGCTCCACAGGTGATGATATGACTCGCCCCAGGGCGAGTTCGCCCAGACGAGCGCGAGCACTGTCATGAGGAGCAACAGGATCGCGCCGGCGCTCTCTAGCTGTGCGAACCGCAGGATGGGGTCCGCGACGATGCCGATCGGGCGGTTGCTCTTCAGTTGAGGGGCGTTGGACATGGTTGGTCTCCGGCTAAACGGTCGGGCTTACGGCTCAGCGCTGGTCGGGTCGACCGTCGCCATCACCTTTCCGGTGGGCTTGTCGACGAGCTCGACTTTGACGGGGCCTTCGACGTCGAAGCGTTCCTGGGCTGCCTTCACTCCGTCGGACATCTTCCCCATGTAGCCGATCTTCATGACTTCGGGCATCTGATCCATCGGGAAGTTCGCCATGAGGACCCGTACCGTGGTCGCGTCCGGCCATTCGATGTCGACGACCTTCGGCCCGGCGATCCGGTGTCCGCGGAAGAGCTGCTCGACGGCGTCTTCGAAGGTGTCGGCGGGTGCGGCCGCAGCTTGGCCCTGCGGCGGCGCCGTGCCGGGTGCAGCACCCGGCGCGGTGCCGCCGGCCCCAGCTTGGCTCCCGAGCGCCGCGGCGGCATCGGTGAGGGATAGGTTCTGGTCCTGCGCGATCTCGAGGAGGTCACCGATGCGCTGTTTCACGGCATCGTCGGTCGACCGATCGCGCGCATTCTCGAGCGCGGCGTGGGATGCCGCGCGGTCTCCGTTCGCGTCGTAGACGACCGCGAGGTTGAAGTGGGCCTGGTAGAACGTCGGGCTCGTTGCGATGACGCGCTCGTACTCGGCGATCGCGCGGTCGGGTTGCTCGCTCTGGTAGTAAATCGTCCCGAGGTCGGTCCGCACTTCGGAGTCCGCCGGGGAGGCGGCGAGATAGCGCTCGTAGTACTTGATGGCGCTTTCTCGGTCCTGGCGATCGTAGGCCAGGTTTCCGAGCCCGCGGAGGCCATCGAGGTCCTTCTCGTCGACGGAAATGAGGTGTTCGAACGCGTCGTTTGCCTTTGCGGTGTAGCTCTTGTCCAGGCGCGAGGCGCGGTAGTAGACGCCGGCCAGCGTCGTCCACTTCTCCTTGTCGTCGGGGGTCTTGTCGGCCTCACGCTGTAGGTCGGCCATGTAGGTCTTGATGTCGTCCGGGAGCTCGAGCGGTGGGTGATTCTGGCCGGGCACCCCGCCAGGTGCCCCGGCGGGAGCGTTCGCCATCACGCCGGGAGCCCGCTCGCCCGGCTTCAGGGGGCGGGCCTGTTCCGGTGCCAAACGGAAGTACAGCCAGAAGCCACCACCAAGCGCGAGCAGGGCCACCAAGGTGATGATCCCGGCGAGGGGGAGGGGATTCGAGCCGCCCGACGATTTTCCGACGGGCTGGCCGCACGAGCCGCAGAAGCCGGCGCCGGGTTCGACGGCGGTTCCGCATTCCGGACAGAACTTGATGGACATCTGCGCGAAAGTAGCAGGTTTGTCGCTTCGATCGAGAAGACGTAGGGGTCTTCCATGGCTCGCGGAGTCAGCGCCCCGGGCGCGCCCCGGTGCCCCGGAGACGGGTTCGATTCCCGGTCGGTTCTGCCCGACCTGCTGACCGGGTCGCGACTGGTGCTCGGGCCGCTGTTTGCGGTGCTCCTGTTCTGGGCACCCACGGGAGCCTTCGTGGTGTCCGGCCTCGCCGCCGCGACGGACTTCCTGGATGGGCGGCTCGCTCGGCGCCTCGGCCAGGGGTCGGACCGGGGCGCGGTCCTCGACGTCGTCTGCGACGCGGTTTTCGTCCTCACGGGGCTCACGGCGCTCGCGTGGGCCGGCGTGCTGTCTGTGGCGCTGCCGATTGCCGCGGCTCTCTCGCTCCTCGCATTGGCGCGCGTCTGGGGTGGGCGCCGGAGCTCCGGGGAGGCGCCGACCTCGTCGCGCGGTTGGGCCGATGCGACGGGGCACGTCGCGGGCGTGCTGAACTACGGCGCCGTCTTCGTCGGCGCGGGGTTCGTTGCGCTCGAAATCCCCCTCTCGTTGATTCGGGCGAGCGAGTTGGTCGCGCTGATCAACGTCGCCCCGATCGGCTTACGCTGGTTCGCTGGGCGCAACTAGCCTAGCGACGAACCAGTAGGAGGCGGGCGCGGCCGCGCGCGCCGGTGCCTTCGCTTCGCAACACGACCTGGCCGTCGGGTACCCGGCCATCGCGCCGCTCGAACGTGAGCAGATACGTCGCGTCTGCCCGGGACGCATCGTCGCGCGGGATTCGACGTTCGGCGTAGAACAGCGCTCCGTAGTCGAAGCTCCCTTGGTCGAAGGCGAGCAGCTCGTCTCCGACGATCTCGTTTACCCGGGGCAGAAACGGGGAGAGGGTCCGCACGTTCGCGATCGCGCGTTCGACGGGCGCGACGAGACCGCCGAATGTAAGAGCCAGCGCGACGACGAGCGGTACACTCGCGCGAAGCCAGTGCGCGCCGGGTGCGTTGGCCGCGGCCAACGCGCTCGTGATCAGGACCGTCCCGCTGACGATTGCGGTGAGGAGCGCCTGAGACCGGAGGACCGAGAAGGATGCGGCGACTTCGACGGCTTCGTGCGGTCGGAGCCGTGGCAGTACGAGGGAATCGATGGGTAGTCCGCTCGCAACGACGAGGCCCGTCACCCCGACGATGCCGAGCACGAGGCAGCCGATGAGCCAGCCCCACGACGCGAGTCTCCGTTGGGCATCACCCTCCGGCCCGGGGCCCAGCACCAGGCCGAACAGCAACGCGGCCGCAGGGTAGGCCGGGAGCAGATAAACCCCGCGCTTGGAATCCGGAAGGAGGAAAAACGCGAAGACGACGAGAAACCAGACGACGAGAAAGCGCTGCGTGTCGTCGAGCGGTTTTCCGCGCCAAAGCCACCAGGCGACGGCGGGCAGGCTAAGGCTCCACGGAAACGCGCCCAGGAAGAACTGGCCGAACAGGTAGAACGGCCCGTGCGAATGGCCTGAGCCGAACCGGTCTGCATCGAGGACCCGGAAGACGTTCTCGCGCAGCGCGTGCGTCTCGATGAACGCGTCGCCCCCGGTCGTCCATGCGGCGGCGTACCAGAGGCCTGTGACGACGAAGACGGCGCCGACACCAGGGATCATGTGCAGGTCACGCACCGTCTGCCGGACGTTGCCCACTCGCGTCGTCGTCTGTTCGGGATCGACCGACGTGGCCGACGTGGGGGACGTGGCAGCGTAAACGAGGATGATGAGGATGGGGAGAAGCAGGCCGATTGGTCCTTTGGTAAGCGTTGCGGCGGCAAGTGCCGCGTAGAACGCGACCGATCTCGTGCGTGTCACCCCGGATCGATCCATGACCGCGTAGAGGAGTAGCGCGCCGGCGAAGAAGACGGAGAACGTCATGTCGACGCGTGCCGTACGCGCGGCGCGGAGCCACTCGAAGCTGAACGTGAGCGCGATCGCGGCGAGCCATCCACAGCGAATACGGCTCGCGTTCGCGGCGAAGGCGAACACGGCGAGCGTCATCGCGACCGCGAGAACCACCGACGGGAGCCGGGTCGAGAGCTCGTTCACCTGGCCGAGTGCGCTCGAACTCGCGAGTCCGAGCCAGTGGAAGAGGGGCGGCTTCGAAGGCACTTCGTCGCCGTTGCGCATCGGGAGGACGAGCCCGCCGTCGTGCGCCATCTCCCAGACCACCACGGCCTCGCGGGGTTCACCCTTGGTGTAGAACGGGAGCTCGGCGATGCCGAGAAGATTCGTGAGGCCGGCGAGTACGAGGACCGCAGCCCCGCCCGCCAGCACGACCAGGGTGCGCTTCATTCAGGCGGCCTCAGCTCCGGCGATCTCGAATGCGAAAGCGTGCGCGGAGGCGCTCGTCCTGGTCCTGCACGGACCCGGGACGCCGGGTCTCGGAGAGGAACTGGAAGAGCTGATGCAGCGACACGTCGTCTTGTTCTTCCGCCGCGACGCTCCGAGGATCTCGCGCACGAGACGTTCGATCTCGTGTTCGGGGATGACGAGGTCTCCGCGCCCGAG contains:
- a CDS encoding glycosyltransferase family 39 protein; the encoded protein is MKRTLVVLAGGAAVLVLAGLTNLLGIAELPFYTKGEPREAVVVWEMAHDGGLVLPMRNGDEVPSKPPLFHWLGLASSSALGQVNELSTRLPSVVLAVAMTLAVFAFAANASRIRCGWLAAIALTFSFEWLRAARTARVDMTFSVFFAGALLLYAVMDRSGVTRTRSVAFYAALAAATLTKGPIGLLLPILIILVYAATSPTSATSVDPEQTTTRVGNVRQTVRDLHMIPGVGAVFVVTGLWYAAAWTTGGDAFIETHALRENVFRVLDADRFGSGHSHGPFYLFGQFFLGAFPWSLSLPAVAWWLWRGKPLDDTQRFLVVWFLVVFAFFLLPDSKRGVYLLPAYPAAALLFGLVLGPGPEGDAQRRLASWGWLIGCLVLGIVGVTGLVVASGLPIDSLVLPRLRPHEAVEVAASFSVLRSQALLTAIVSGTVLITSALAAANAPGAHWLRASVPLVVALALTFGGLVAPVERAIANVRTLSPFLPRVNEIVGDELLAFDQGSFDYGALFYAERRIPRDDASRADATYLLTFERRDGRVPDGQVVLRSEGTGARGRARLLLVRR